The stretch of DNA AAAGATAATCGCACCACACTTGTCTGAATACTGGTCTATGTGCTCACAGACACGTTAATCATCTACATGTGACTGCTGCAGCAATGAATGCAAGGGTGAGATTCTCATAAGGTGTGCGATTCATTTCTTAACACATCTATCTGATCCCAGGTGTTCATACGATGATAGAAAAAACAACTCACCCCACCGAGTGTGTGGAAAGTTAGCTAACAGTGAAGTGTGTAGCTGCATCTGCAAGTTTAACGATAGAGAATATATGCCAATAAAACCCGCCTGTCTTAACCACTTGTGTTTTCTACTGTGTATCACGACATAAATATAGATTTATTTAGCAAACGTCCCCTTCTCAGCTTCTTAGCGGCTTGACCTTGTGAATCGCTGTTaaaggtaacgttagctaacataaCATTAACCGCTAACTATAATctagcagcctggtcagtgatGTGGTCGGTCTGCTGGCTGTCTAGCTGACTCTATAGTTTAGTAGGTAATATTGACAGTTGTGGACGAGGTGTCTTACCATTTCTTGATGTGTAAGAGGTCTGATAGTCTGCGTGGAGCTGCACCCCGGTTTTTTCGTGAGCGTGGATCTGACACACTGAAGGGGAATCGCTCCACGTGAGGAAATATCCAGAACGATTCTGCGCATGCCCACTACCTGACCTGAACTTGAAGGCCGACTCGTTGCCTAACAGAAAATTCTAGAACATCTCATTCAAAGAGTAAAACAATTATTGTACAGTTATAGAGATTGTTTAATGAAACGAAGCTATGTTTGGGTGATTTCTAAACTGTATTCTGGTTATTTCTCGGCCATTCACACATTTAAAGTCGGAGCAATATTGCACAATGTCAACTTtgacctttatttttttcctccaatgGCACACGCGAAAATTCTAGAATTGGCCGCCCGGGAACGAGCACTGACATGTATTGAGAATAAAACATACGAAACGGTGAAGTATGCATACAATTTACATCTTAGTGCTTTAAGTACCTTTAATCTGGTTTAGTCCATCAGATCATttctttagaaataaagtcATATAAGACAAATATGTAGACAATATGATGCTATTCAGAGTCCGGGGCGTGCCGGTGAAATACCCGGATGTGATGGGCCATGTGCAGTCCTCTCTCGGCAGCTTATTTGCTCCATAACGCTGTCCTTACTTCCAGTCGTTATATCATTCCGTCTTGCAGACGAGCACCTTGTAGCCGACACACGCTCTTTACCTCACAAGTAAgtgctgacattttataaagtCTTCAAAGCTACATAGCAAATATTACAGACTGCATACTTTTGACGAACGCTAGCTCTCGATGTCAAATTTTGTCCTGGCTTAGGTGTAACGTAACACTCAGCGCAACACTTTTCAGCGATGCTAGCTTTAATTACTCCCTGCTAACAGATTTCTCTCTCAACTGCAAGGACACGCAAGTTTTAAATGTCACCACAGTCTATCGCTAGCTGTCGAACCCTCTCTGTAAGCTACCATCTTGCCTTACACGGATATtgagttcatttatttaataaggAATGTCGCGTCTCGTCTCTGGCTGATCAAACCTTGGTTATGGAAGTCATACCCGATTAGAGTGCTGTGGACAACCTGAATGACACACAGGAAAGACCCCCATCACTAAGAATGGTCGCTAGTCATACAATTATTGAGCAATTCTTGATGAGAGCGTTACTGACAGTGTGATGGTCATTCATTAGGCTGAGCAGGGATGGTGAGGCAGTTCCGCACATGCTTTTTCAATTTGACCTTGTGACGCACGACCTGAGGAGCACACGTGGGGTAACCAGGAACTGGTTTGGGGATGCACGAAGTAATCCTGTCACGACCAAGGCCAGTGTAAACATTAACCGGATTAGAAATGAAGATCGGCGTTTTCCAACTAGATAAAAATGGTGTCGAATGACTAGACACGATTTGCAAGCATATAGAAGCTAACTTATAGTTTTTCCTGTTGTCCCTTGGGACACGGCAGCAGGCAGCTTCTTTTTAATAGTAATAAATGGGGTTCGACAGTACATTAATTTTtctaaatgtaaaaactgtaaaagacaTTTATAAGGCCAAAAATGCGTCTTGCTTCCAGCTTCCTAAATTTAGGAATTTGCTCTTATTTCAGTTTCAtattggttaaaaaaataaaaaataaaaatcattgaaTGATACAAAAATAACTGACAGACTAAACGTTTATTAATACAGTTGAATGTAGTTGGATGTTTGGTTAGATTTCTTCAACATTATTTTCACCAACATTTACATTGAGCGTCTTGGTGTGAAAGTGTGAGCTTTGCTGTGACATGTGTTTATGgttatattgcacctttttgtCTAAGGTGACTCTAGGAGAACTCTAAAAATATTTGACCATCCATTGAATGGAGGTAAATCCATTCCCTGGTGGCACATCGTACCACTAGTGACCACTAGGGGGCACAGTTAACCTTTGTAACACAATCTGTCCTTTTGTGATAgttgggggagggagggaggggagggatggCATTGGAGAATAATTATTTAGGTGTACTTTGGCTCCACTTATAACATGGTCCACACACCTATTGTCAATGTGTAAAAAATTCTTCTGACATTCTGGCCCTTTCAAAAAGgaacacaatcaatttcatttGGAAACCTTTGGTTCGTAGCAGTGACCATTAAGACATCTCAGACATGTTGCATAattttccctctgttttttttcttccaacagAGATGTTTCGTTTACCCACAGTCATGAAGCAGGTGAGGCCTGTGTGCAGGGCACTGGCTCCTCACCTCACACGAGCATACGCAAAGGATGTGAAGTTTGGAGCAGATGCTCGTGCCCTCATGCTGCAGGGAGTGGATCTGCTGGCTGATGCTGTGGCTGTCACCATGGGCCCAAAGGTACTGTGAGGCTATATGGTTTAGAACCCACTGGCTGGGCTTTTAATCAATTCAACTCTTCTGGTATTGGAACTCACTAACCCCAGTGTTACAGACCTTTATCTCAccactttctgtctctgttccaGGGTCGCACTGTCATCATTGAGCAGAGCTGGGGTAGCCCAAAGGTCACCAAGGACGGTGTGACGGTGGCCAAGAGTATCGACCTGAAGGACAGATACAAGAACATTGGTGCCAAGCTGGTGCAGGATGTTGCCAACAACACCAACGAAGAAGCTGGCGACGGCACCACCACCGCCACTGTGTTGGCCCGTGCCATCGCCAAAGAGGGCTTTGACACCATCAGCAAAGGAGCTAACCCTGTGGAAATCCGTCGTGGAGTCATGATGGCTGTTGAAACTGTCATTAATGAGCTGAAAAATCTCTCAAAACCAGTCACGACCCCAGAGGAGATCGCACAGGTACACTTAATTAGTAAtgattttattgaaatcatAAGTAGCTGCACATGTTGAATTTGTAATGAAATGATTTTATATTGTCTTTGGTCTTTAAGGTTGCTACAATCTCAGCAAATGGTGACGTGGAAATTGGTAACATAATTTCCAATGCCATGAAGAAGGTCGGCCGCAACGGAGTCATCACTGTCAAGGTTAGTGTCAAAGTTTCACATAAAggtataaaaaaattaatgattGCTTAATttataatagtaataataactttgTATGGCACTTTTCTAAAACAAGGTTCACAGTGTGCTTTACATGCAAAGCGgcaacaaattcaaaatggaCCCACAAACAGAATCATGAATTGGAAATGATGTACGCTTTAAGTAAAAGTGTGTTCTACAATTTTTTAAATggtaataaaatgaaatgtgtgagAAACTCAGAACAGTACAGTACTGCTGAATAGTAATGCATAGGTAGGGATTCAcataaaaaatagtttttaagaaAGAATTTTAAAGATGAAACTGATTTGCTAGTCCTTACTGTGCTTTTAGAAgtatgtttcatttttttaaaataaactgtaaacCTTAGTGGGAGCAAGTTTAGATGCATCAAGATTGAGGTAATATGGTCTTTGCTCTAAGTGCCAGTTTTTTACTAGGAAGGGTTTAGAGAGAGTTGAGGTAGTCTAGATGACACTGTAACCAGAGTCTACTGTTGTTTTGGTATAAGAAGTGATAATCAGTGCATCCTTTACACATCAGGATGGGAAGACTCTGCACGATGAGCTGGAGATCATCGAGGGTATGAAGTTTGACCGAGGTTACATCTCCCCTTACTTCATCAATTCTGCTAAAGGTAAGGCTGCTTGTTGTAGAACTGCACCCATATATTACAGCTTGCTAGACAACACACTACGCTGAACTTGTCTATAGTCTGAATAACTGATGTTGCGCTAACGTCAACAGCCAATTCTGGGTAGACAACTGGTGGTTGATTTGCTTTGcagaaaaatgccaaaataggcaaacttgtttattttagttgtcattttcagctcTCATTTAATAAGGACTCCAACCCAGTATTGCTTACGGTGTTATTAATAAGATATTACAGCACCAAACATGTATTACAGATGAAATAGATTTACACACTTTTGAAATAACATCATGAAATAAGAAATTGCATGTAAGCTAATGTGTGAtgcaggtttattttttttaaccagaagCTGTTATAGAAACCTGTGATTGGTTCTATCCAACACTTACTGTCCTCAAATATGCCTATGAAGAAACACCATCAATCTGTTACCTCTGTTTCTAGGCCAGAAGTGTGAGTTCCAGGATGCCTACCTGCTGCTCAGTGAGAAGAAGATCTCCAGTGTCCAGAACATTGTGCCAGCCCTGGAGATTGCCAACCAGCACCGTAAACCACTGGTTATTGTGGCTGAGGATGTGGATGGAGAGGCCCTCAGCACCTTGGTTCTCAACAGGTACGCTGTGTTTGTTGCCTGATCAACTTTAACCACTCAAAATatagcttgtgtgtgtgggtaagGTTGAATATAGTAGTCAGATGAGGAATCATATTGCACTGAAAAGAGGTCTTGAATAAGGATCGATTGTAACACATATTCAACAAACTTGAAACTTTCAGGCTGAAGGTTGGGCTTCAGGTGGTGGCTGTTAAAGCCCCAGGCTTTGGAGACAACAGGAAGAATCAGCTGAAGGATATGGCCATTGCCACAGGAGGCACTGTAAGTCCACTTTTCAATGTCAAGTGACTTTAGAACTTCTGTTCTAAATTCTGTGcatttaaagtttaatttgGACTGTGTGACATGATTTTTTAGGGAAACTGAGGACATTCAGACATATTTTATATGCATTGATCTCCTCCTTTCTCCAGGTGTTTGGAGACGAGACTCTGGGCCTTGCTCTTGAAGACATCCAGGCTCATGACTTTGGTAAGATTGGTGAGGTGCAGATAACCAAAGATGACACCTTGCTGCTGAAGGGAGGAGGCAGCCCAGCTGAAGTTGACAAACGTGCAGCAGAGATTGCTGAGCAGCTGGAGAGCACTACCAGTGACTACGAGAAGGAGAAACTCAACGAGAGGCTGGCCAAGCTTTCTGATGGAGTGGCTGTGCTCAAGGTACTTAAGCAGAAATGCAAACGGTACTAACTGCAGATCACCATAGATTTGTTGTGTGACAATAAACTTGAAATGCGTGCTCTTCATTTCAGATCGGAGGAACAAGTGATGTGGAGGTAAATGAGAAGAAGGACCGTGTGACCGATGCTCTGAATGCCACCAGGGCTGCTGTGGAGGAGGGTATTGTGCCCGGTGGAGGCTGTGCTCTGCTGCGCTGCATCCCATGCCTTGATACCATCAAGACTGCAAATAATGACCAGAAGATCGGTCAGTAAATCGATCAATGAAATGAATTCATAAAATATTATTTGAGTTTCAAATGAAAATACTTGAACTGAAATGTtagtgaaaatacattttcgTCTTCCCCataatattttagttttagtctCAGTCACGTTCATGCAGGTAACGCATGCAAACCTGACACATGACATGATTAGTTGCTAACTAAAATATGTGAAGGTGGTAAGCGAAGGCAGATGAAAGGTTTAAAAACACTACAAACATGGCAAATGGGAACTATCGGGAGGATTTTGAGCAGCCCTGTTGAAACTGAAATTGACATGAACTGGGAGAAAATTAGCACGTTGACCTGGGTGTTGTGTTCATCTGAGCTGGAGCGAGTAAAATCCTGTGACTACTGTAGAGCCATTTGATGCGGGTGAATTCTGATTGTACACATGGACATTCCTGATAAAAGCTAGATGCACCCACTAATATCTCGCTTTTATCTTGAATGTCTATGCCCTTGTGGGGTTTTTGTCCGGTGTTAAAGGGACATAACCCCCGTCATAGCTCTGTCAAATAGTTGCCATTTCAGCCAATGAGTTTTGGACATGTACTGTAGCTGGATCGGCTTTCAATACTTAACTatagaaaaatgttgatcagttaGAAATGGCACCAGACAAATTTAAACAAGGCTTTATTGGCATTACAATAATCCTGAATTGATAGTCAGGAGCAGCCATTTTTCTAGCATTCAGTTTCAATTTCAGGTTTGTGTCAAAAGTGATTTTTGTAACTCTGATTTCCTCTCTTGTTCTACACAGGTGTGGATATCATCAGACGGGCGCTTCGTATTCCTGCCATGACCATCGCTAAGAATGCAGGTGTGGAGGGCTCACTAGTTGTGGAGAAGATCCTGCAGGGATCATCTGAGCTCGGCTATGATGCCATGCTGGGAGAGTACGTCAACATGGTGGAGAAGGGCATCATTGACCCCACCAAGGTGCAGTGCTCATTGATTTATTGTGGAGGTGTAGTGTagttaaaggtgttattgatgaCATTCAGCCAATAAATGTGGCATTCCATGTCCCCCTTTCATTGCATCATGGAGAGAAGAATTGAGTCGCGTGCAGAACATAGAAATGCTGTAACCTCTTATTCCCTCCCTCCACAGGTGGTGAGGACAGCCCTGCTGGACGCTGCAGGAGTAGCGTCTCTGCTGTCCACAGCTGAGGCTGTCGTTACAGAGATCCCCAAGGAGGAGAAGGATATGCCAGGAGGCGGCATGGGAGGCATGGGAGGCATGGGTGGTATGGGTGGCATGGGAGGTGGCATGGGTTTCTAAGCCAATCCCCCTGACTCGCTGTACAGACTAAGAGGCAGAGTGGTGCTGAAGGTGGCTGAGGAACAAAAGATAATCCTCCAAGAACCGGCACCCACCTCAACCACACTTTGCCCATACAGACTGTCTAACCAGCCATGAGTATGTTGGAGCTGCAAACAGTTGATGACCCCCACTACTTTACATGATTCTGCCTCCTGCCCATTTGTCTGGGTGTCTGGAGGAGCCAGCCTCACCTGACTCTGTCGTCCTCTGTCCCATTCACCCAGTCTGCTCAAAAAACTGAGGATGAGTGACCATTACTATCAGTTACTACATCAGAATCCTCCTCAGCCATCAACATCTGCAAGAAATTCAGTTCATCATGTAAAATACCAGACAGAAAACCGCTTATACAGGAGAGATCTTTTCAATCTCTAAGAGGTAGTAAGTGATTAAAGTGGTCAAAGAAGAAACTAATATAGTATACACATTTATAATGCTGTGTTACCACAGAGAGAACAAGAAAAGATGCCTTGCCAGGATTGGAACTGTCCTTTTATTTGTGTCATGTTAATtgtcgttttgttttgtttttttatatctgccatgtttgtttttcagctaGTATTATGTAGGTTGAAGTCTGTCgtttaattaaacaaattattTCTCACAGAGCTTGAGCATTTTCTGTGACTTTGTCCTTGAAAAAATGACATGGCATTGTATGTCTGCTGATGTTACGTGTTCCCTTGTACATGACCACAGTTGGATGAAGGTTGCCTAAATTACCAGAGTCTGAGTATCACCAATGGCCTGTTTAAAACAATGTACGATTGAACTAATGTTTACTGAGGTTTGTGGCGCATTCAAGTCTTGGGGAGTCATTTTCATGCTTGCAGCTTTTGTGAGTTTTTCTCAGCCCAGCAGCCTTTAGGTCATTGACCTTCATAGCTGAATATTGATTGCACGGTATACAGTAAGGCTGATGGTATGTAAGAGCAGAGCAGTGGGGCAGGGTCATGAGGTAGGGTTCAAGTTACAAACTAGTTTGGACCGTTCAAGGTCTCAGCTACAAAGTCCAAATGTGATAACCTGTGGTCTCCATGTGATGTAAAACATTGACCTTCATACACTCTGCCTTTAGTGCGAGTCACAAATGGCTGCAAAAGGAAAGTAACTACATAAAGTTTATTACTTACAGAGAGCACACAGTCGGTGGGGTTTCTTTTCCAGGACATTATTCCTTTGTACTGGCAAATTGCAGTGATCATTCGACTTTTGTTTTGTACAATGTAGACATGATTAATGGTGAtcgttttcatttttttttttaatttaataaattCAATTGTTCAGATGTGTCAGTTAATCTAGTTCTTTAATACTTGTGTTCATTAGCTAAGGTCTAAAGTTCAACCTTGAAAACTAGTGTTTAGATGACAATCACAGCACAAGTTCTGTTCAGTAACTGTCCTGGAGCTTTCAATCATATGATCATCTGCGATAGTTTGACGAGTGTCCATCGAGTTAAGACattttgatttctgtttttattagtAGTCTAGTTTAACAGTTAATCTAAACAAGCGGCAGCTAATTAAACAATCTCACATTACATGACTTTAATCAGCAGATTCCAACGGCTGATGGTCATTTCAGTCTGAAAAAAGTACACGTGTAGAGCTTCTACAATCAACTCCATCCGTCAGCAAAGACCATGAGATATAAGCTCTGAACAGCTGCTGTGTGGAGTGTTTGGTTTGAGTCTTGTCTCAGTGGTATAATGCAGGCTGGGGGAGGGGTTGTGTTCAACAGCACCAGCACAGGTTTATCATGGTTTCCTCGAAATCTGTCAGAAAAATCTGGAAAtctcttaaaggaacagtacaCCCCAAAAAAGGAGTAATTATCTACTCAGCCCCATGCCAATGGAAATTTGgatgaagtttcgtagtccacaacacatttctggaacttcacagcaaaacagcatcgcagcattctcctaaacctAATTCGTCTCATAACGAATGAGATAGGGAGttgaacacatttttacaaaaagtTATTACCAAAAGTCTTCAGATAGCAGTGTGCTATCCTGTAAATTAGCTGATTTAGAAGCAGAGTTATAGTTTCATATCAACATGATTACATGTTCTGAAAACCGAGATGTAGTTATTGACACATTTTATAATTGAATACAGTTCTGACAATGTCAGACAGGGTGTacaaagggagagaaagagtgaggaCCAACTTAGTGATGAATGTGGTATATTTATGACTATAGACAGACTGATGGCAGAATGGCTGGTGTTCTTATGTTATCTTTTTCCCAACAAACAGGTGAGTTTGTCCTCTCCTCATCAggatgttctgttctgttctctaTCTGAATAAACCTCCATTACACACGGCCAATTGAATGTTCATCTAAAAGACAGACAGTACGCTGACAATCTTCGGGAAGAGCTTCAGATGGAAATCCAGTTTAAGAATCTCCTTAATAAACAATACCGGGAGCTGCAGGAGACACATTTACACAGCCAGGAGAAGTTCAGTGCTGATCTCCAGCTGGAGACGCACAAGATCAAGAACTTGAGAAGATCAGTGTGTCACAGTTTGTGGTATACAAGACTTCAGCCTCAGAATGGGTAGAGTTGACAATGAATTAACTTTAATTTTTCGAGTAACTTGCGTTGAAAATATAATCGTTTCCCATCATTAACCTCGATTAAAACAAGCATTCCAGTGCCCTGTGTTACTCTGGATATCATCCTAACTATAACATTAATGCAGGTCAGAGGACAAAGAATACTGCAAAGCCTTAAGAGTTCAGGTTAAGCTTTGCCCTTTGCCAGCAGTGACATTTTCAAACCTTATGACCAACTGTTCAATTGCAGCAATGCTTCACACTGCTGGTAGGTCTATTCTTACCACTCACATGATGACCCTATTTCTGTCTAGTTAACTGGGGCCATGAACCACTCTGTGTAAGTGTGGAGAAATACACCcagaaaccaaaaaacacatcagtcagttctttttttttgaaaaaataagttTTATAAATCATGCAG from Sparus aurata chromosome 9, fSpaAur1.1, whole genome shotgun sequence encodes:
- the hspd1 gene encoding 60 kDa heat shock protein, mitochondrial, with the translated sequence MFRLPTVMKQVRPVCRALAPHLTRAYAKDVKFGADARALMLQGVDLLADAVAVTMGPKGRTVIIEQSWGSPKVTKDGVTVAKSIDLKDRYKNIGAKLVQDVANNTNEEAGDGTTTATVLARAIAKEGFDTISKGANPVEIRRGVMMAVETVINELKNLSKPVTTPEEIAQVATISANGDVEIGNIISNAMKKVGRNGVITVKDGKTLHDELEIIEGMKFDRGYISPYFINSAKGQKCEFQDAYLLLSEKKISSVQNIVPALEIANQHRKPLVIVAEDVDGEALSTLVLNRLKVGLQVVAVKAPGFGDNRKNQLKDMAIATGGTVFGDETLGLALEDIQAHDFGKIGEVQITKDDTLLLKGGGSPAEVDKRAAEIAEQLESTTSDYEKEKLNERLAKLSDGVAVLKIGGTSDVEVNEKKDRVTDALNATRAAVEEGIVPGGGCALLRCIPCLDTIKTANNDQKIGVDIIRRALRIPAMTIAKNAGVEGSLVVEKILQGSSELGYDAMLGEYVNMVEKGIIDPTKVVRTALLDAAGVASLLSTAEAVVTEIPKEEKDMPGGGMGGMGGMGGMGGMGGGMGF